From Vitis vinifera cultivar Pinot Noir 40024 chromosome 14, ASM3070453v1, a single genomic window includes:
- the LOC100241932 gene encoding protein BONZAI 3 isoform X4 yields the protein MGGCFSDVRGGKQAVGVGLTGPSMSPMPTSDATLNDAVDHFFRARGLHQLFTQVELSLSGSRLRDRDIISKSDPMVVVYTKKRDGTLEELGRTEVIMNSLNPAWIKKITVAYHFEIVQPLIFHVYDVDTKYFNLPVKMLKLNDQEFLGEGGCVLSEIVTKQGQSLTLDLHNRNGNRGLKNLGKLTVHAEETVASRNAIEVIFHCSRLENKDLFSKSDPFLRISRIVENGGSIPICKTEVVDNNLNPIWRPLCLTMQQFVSKDNPLVIECFDFNSSGNHVLIGKLQKSVADLEKLHKQKTGANFILPSSAQHGYEKVLKGQLFVDQFCEKPLYSFIDYVSSGFELNFMVAVDFTASNGNPRTPDSLHYIDPSGQFNAYQQAIMEVGEVIQFYDSDKRFPAWGFGGRTIDGTISHCFNLNGSASGVEVEGVQGIMAAYASALNHVALAGPTLFGQVINNAAEIAGQSLSYSSCKYFVLLIITILDADDGRRLESSTGRVATRDIVQFVPMREVRAGGQTSVVQALLEELPGQFLTYMRSRDIKPGAVNIAQTSASHATI from the exons ATGGGAGGGTGTTTTTCAGATGTGAGAGGAGGGAAACAGGCTGTAGGAGTGGGCCTGACGGGGCCCAGCATGTCTCCCATGCCCACCAGCGACGCTACACTCAACGATGCCGTTGACCACTTCTTTCGAGCTCGAGGCCTTCATCAACTATTCACGCAGGTCGAG TTATCTTTATCTGGTTCCAGGTTACGTGATCGTGACATCATCTCTAAG AGTGATCCTATGGTAGTAGTATATACTAAGAAAAGAGATGGAACACTTGAGGAACTTGGGCGCACAGAAGTAATAATGAACAGCTTGAATCCAGcttggattaaaaaaattactgtTGCCTATCACTTTGAGATTGTTCAACCATTGAT ATTTCACGTGTATGATGttgatacaaaatatttcaatttaccTGTGAAG ATGCTGAAGTTGAATGATCAAGAATTCCTTGGGGAAGGCGGTTGTGTTCTGTCAGAG ATAGTGACTAAACAAGGCCAGAGCTTAACCCTAGATCTTCATAACAGAAATGGGAACAGGGGTTTGAAAAACCTAGGGAAACTCACTGTCCATGCAGAGGAAACAGTTGCTTCAAGGAATGCTATTGAGGTTATATTCCATTGTTCACGCTTAGAAAACAAGGACTTGTTTTCTAAAAGT gaCCCTTTTTTAAGAATATCTAGGATTGTTGAAAATGGAGGTTCTATTCCAATTTGCAAGACAGAAGTGGTTGATAACAACTTGAATCCAATCTGGAGGCCTTTATGTCTGACAATGCAGCAATTTGTTAGCAAG GATAACCCATTAGTTATCGAGTGCTTTGATTTCAATAGTAGTGGGAATCATGTACTGATTGG TAAACTTCAGAAATCAGTGGCAGACCTGGAAAAACTTCATAAACAAAAAACTGGTGCCAATTTCATCTTACCCTCTTCTGCTCAGCATGGTTATGAGAAG GTTCTGAAGGGCCAGCTATTTGTTGATCAATTTTGTGAGAAGCCTCTATACAGTTTTATTGATTATGTTTCTAGTGGATTTGAACTTAATTTTATGGTTGCTGTCGATTTTACCG CATCAAATGGAAATCCGCGAACTCCAGATTCTTTGCACTACATTGATCCTTCTGGCCAGTTCAATGCTTACCAACAG GCTATAATGGAGGTTGGAGAGGTAATACAATTTTATGATTCTGATAAGCGCTTTCCTGCATGGGGATTTGGGGGAAGGACAATTGATGGTACCATATCACATTGTTTTAACTTGAATGGAAGTGCTAGTGGCGTTGAG GTTGAAGGGGTCCAAGGGATCATGGCTGCCTATGCAAGTGCACTGAACCATGTTGCTCTGGCGGGACCGACTTTATTTGGACAAGTGATCAACAATGCAGCTGAAATTGCTGGCCAGTCCCTCTCCTATAGCAGCtgcaaatattttgttttgcttaTCATAACG ATCCTTGATGCTGATGATGGTCGTCGGCTAGAGAGTTCTACAGGACGTGTGGCAACTCGAGATATTGTACAGTTTGTTCCCATGAGGGAAGTGCGTG CAGGTGGGCAAACTTCCGTAGTCCAAGCTCTATTAGAAGAGCTACCTGGGCAGTTCCTGACTTACATGAGAAGCAGAGATATTAAACCCGGTGCAGTCAACATAGCTCAAACATCTGCTTCCCATGCCACCATCTAG
- the LOC100241932 gene encoding protein BONZAI 3 isoform X1, giving the protein MGGCFSDVRGGKQAVGVGLTGPSMSPMPTSDATLNDAVDHFFRARGLHQLFTQVELSLSGSRLRDRDIISKSDPMVVVYTKKRDGTLEELGRTEVIMNSLNPAWIKKITVAYHFEIVQPLIFHVYDVDTKYFNLPVKMLKLNDQEFLGEGGCVLSEIVTKQGQSLTLDLHNRNGNRGLKNLGKLTVHAEETVASRNAIEVIFHCSRLENKDLFSKSDPFLRISRIVENGGSIPICKTEVVDNNLNPIWRPLCLTMQQFVSKDNPLVIECFDFNSSGNHVLIGKLQKSVADLEKLHKQKTGANFILPSSAQHGYEKVLKGQLFVDQFCEKPLYSFIDYVSSGFELNFMVAVDFTASNGNPRTPDSLHYIDPSGQFNAYQQAIMEVGEVIQFYDSDKRFPAWGFGGRTIDGTISHCFNLNGSASGVEVEGVQGIMAAYASALNHVALAGPTLFGQVINNAAEIAGQSLSYSSCKYFVLLIITDGVLTDLQETKDALVRASDLPLSILIVGVRGADFKQMEILDADDGRRLESSTGRVATRDIVQFVPMREVRAGGQTSVVQALLEELPGQFLTYMRSRDIKPGAVNIAQTSASHATI; this is encoded by the exons ATGGGAGGGTGTTTTTCAGATGTGAGAGGAGGGAAACAGGCTGTAGGAGTGGGCCTGACGGGGCCCAGCATGTCTCCCATGCCCACCAGCGACGCTACACTCAACGATGCCGTTGACCACTTCTTTCGAGCTCGAGGCCTTCATCAACTATTCACGCAGGTCGAG TTATCTTTATCTGGTTCCAGGTTACGTGATCGTGACATCATCTCTAAG AGTGATCCTATGGTAGTAGTATATACTAAGAAAAGAGATGGAACACTTGAGGAACTTGGGCGCACAGAAGTAATAATGAACAGCTTGAATCCAGcttggattaaaaaaattactgtTGCCTATCACTTTGAGATTGTTCAACCATTGAT ATTTCACGTGTATGATGttgatacaaaatatttcaatttaccTGTGAAG ATGCTGAAGTTGAATGATCAAGAATTCCTTGGGGAAGGCGGTTGTGTTCTGTCAGAG ATAGTGACTAAACAAGGCCAGAGCTTAACCCTAGATCTTCATAACAGAAATGGGAACAGGGGTTTGAAAAACCTAGGGAAACTCACTGTCCATGCAGAGGAAACAGTTGCTTCAAGGAATGCTATTGAGGTTATATTCCATTGTTCACGCTTAGAAAACAAGGACTTGTTTTCTAAAAGT gaCCCTTTTTTAAGAATATCTAGGATTGTTGAAAATGGAGGTTCTATTCCAATTTGCAAGACAGAAGTGGTTGATAACAACTTGAATCCAATCTGGAGGCCTTTATGTCTGACAATGCAGCAATTTGTTAGCAAG GATAACCCATTAGTTATCGAGTGCTTTGATTTCAATAGTAGTGGGAATCATGTACTGATTGG TAAACTTCAGAAATCAGTGGCAGACCTGGAAAAACTTCATAAACAAAAAACTGGTGCCAATTTCATCTTACCCTCTTCTGCTCAGCATGGTTATGAGAAG GTTCTGAAGGGCCAGCTATTTGTTGATCAATTTTGTGAGAAGCCTCTATACAGTTTTATTGATTATGTTTCTAGTGGATTTGAACTTAATTTTATGGTTGCTGTCGATTTTACCG CATCAAATGGAAATCCGCGAACTCCAGATTCTTTGCACTACATTGATCCTTCTGGCCAGTTCAATGCTTACCAACAG GCTATAATGGAGGTTGGAGAGGTAATACAATTTTATGATTCTGATAAGCGCTTTCCTGCATGGGGATTTGGGGGAAGGACAATTGATGGTACCATATCACATTGTTTTAACTTGAATGGAAGTGCTAGTGGCGTTGAG GTTGAAGGGGTCCAAGGGATCATGGCTGCCTATGCAAGTGCACTGAACCATGTTGCTCTGGCGGGACCGACTTTATTTGGACAAGTGATCAACAATGCAGCTGAAATTGCTGGCCAGTCCCTCTCCTATAGCAGCtgcaaatattttgttttgcttaTCATAACG GATGGAGTACTTACAGAtctccaagaaacaaaagatgCTTTGGTCAGGGCATCTGATTTGCCCTTATCAATTCTGATAGTTGGAGTGAGAGGAGCAGATTTTAAACAAATGGAG ATCCTTGATGCTGATGATGGTCGTCGGCTAGAGAGTTCTACAGGACGTGTGGCAACTCGAGATATTGTACAGTTTGTTCCCATGAGGGAAGTGCGTG CAGGTGGGCAAACTTCCGTAGTCCAAGCTCTATTAGAAGAGCTACCTGGGCAGTTCCTGACTTACATGAGAAGCAGAGATATTAAACCCGGTGCAGTCAACATAGCTCAAACATCTGCTTCCCATGCCACCATCTAG
- the LOC100241932 gene encoding protein BONZAI 3 isoform X2, producing the protein MGGCFSDVRGGKQAVGVGLTGPSMSPMPTSDATLNDAVDHFFRARGLHQLFTQVELSLSGSRLRDRDIISKSDPMVVVYTKKRDGTLEELGRTEVIMNSLNPAWIKKITVAYHFEIVQPLIFHVYDVDTKYFNLPVKMLKLNDQEFLGEGGCVLSEIVTKQGQSLTLDLHNRNGNRGLKNLGKLTVHAEETVASRNAIEVIFHCSRLENKDLFSKSDPFLRISRIVENGGSIPICKTEVVDNNLNPIWRPLCLTMQQFVSKDNPLVIECFDFNSSGNHVLIGKLQKSVADLEKLHKQKTGANFILPSSAQHGYEKVLKGQLFVDQFCEKPLYSFIDYVSSGFELNFMVAVDFTASNGNPRTPDSLHYIDPSGQFNAYQQAIMEVGEVIQFYDSDKRFPAWGFGGRTIDGTISHCFNLNGSASGVEVEGVQGIMAAYASALNHVALAGPTLFGQVINNAAEIAGQSLSYSSCKYFVLLIITDGVLTDLQETKDALVRASDLPLSILIVGVRGADFKQMEILDADDGRRLESSTGRVATRDIVQFVPMREVRGGQTSVVQALLEELPGQFLTYMRSRDIKPGAVNIAQTSASHATI; encoded by the exons ATGGGAGGGTGTTTTTCAGATGTGAGAGGAGGGAAACAGGCTGTAGGAGTGGGCCTGACGGGGCCCAGCATGTCTCCCATGCCCACCAGCGACGCTACACTCAACGATGCCGTTGACCACTTCTTTCGAGCTCGAGGCCTTCATCAACTATTCACGCAGGTCGAG TTATCTTTATCTGGTTCCAGGTTACGTGATCGTGACATCATCTCTAAG AGTGATCCTATGGTAGTAGTATATACTAAGAAAAGAGATGGAACACTTGAGGAACTTGGGCGCACAGAAGTAATAATGAACAGCTTGAATCCAGcttggattaaaaaaattactgtTGCCTATCACTTTGAGATTGTTCAACCATTGAT ATTTCACGTGTATGATGttgatacaaaatatttcaatttaccTGTGAAG ATGCTGAAGTTGAATGATCAAGAATTCCTTGGGGAAGGCGGTTGTGTTCTGTCAGAG ATAGTGACTAAACAAGGCCAGAGCTTAACCCTAGATCTTCATAACAGAAATGGGAACAGGGGTTTGAAAAACCTAGGGAAACTCACTGTCCATGCAGAGGAAACAGTTGCTTCAAGGAATGCTATTGAGGTTATATTCCATTGTTCACGCTTAGAAAACAAGGACTTGTTTTCTAAAAGT gaCCCTTTTTTAAGAATATCTAGGATTGTTGAAAATGGAGGTTCTATTCCAATTTGCAAGACAGAAGTGGTTGATAACAACTTGAATCCAATCTGGAGGCCTTTATGTCTGACAATGCAGCAATTTGTTAGCAAG GATAACCCATTAGTTATCGAGTGCTTTGATTTCAATAGTAGTGGGAATCATGTACTGATTGG TAAACTTCAGAAATCAGTGGCAGACCTGGAAAAACTTCATAAACAAAAAACTGGTGCCAATTTCATCTTACCCTCTTCTGCTCAGCATGGTTATGAGAAG GTTCTGAAGGGCCAGCTATTTGTTGATCAATTTTGTGAGAAGCCTCTATACAGTTTTATTGATTATGTTTCTAGTGGATTTGAACTTAATTTTATGGTTGCTGTCGATTTTACCG CATCAAATGGAAATCCGCGAACTCCAGATTCTTTGCACTACATTGATCCTTCTGGCCAGTTCAATGCTTACCAACAG GCTATAATGGAGGTTGGAGAGGTAATACAATTTTATGATTCTGATAAGCGCTTTCCTGCATGGGGATTTGGGGGAAGGACAATTGATGGTACCATATCACATTGTTTTAACTTGAATGGAAGTGCTAGTGGCGTTGAG GTTGAAGGGGTCCAAGGGATCATGGCTGCCTATGCAAGTGCACTGAACCATGTTGCTCTGGCGGGACCGACTTTATTTGGACAAGTGATCAACAATGCAGCTGAAATTGCTGGCCAGTCCCTCTCCTATAGCAGCtgcaaatattttgttttgcttaTCATAACG GATGGAGTACTTACAGAtctccaagaaacaaaagatgCTTTGGTCAGGGCATCTGATTTGCCCTTATCAATTCTGATAGTTGGAGTGAGAGGAGCAGATTTTAAACAAATGGAG ATCCTTGATGCTGATGATGGTCGTCGGCTAGAGAGTTCTACAGGACGTGTGGCAACTCGAGATATTGTACAGTTTGTTCCCATGAGGGAAGTGCGTG GTGGGCAAACTTCCGTAGTCCAAGCTCTATTAGAAGAGCTACCTGGGCAGTTCCTGACTTACATGAGAAGCAGAGATATTAAACCCGGTGCAGTCAACATAGCTCAAACATCTGCTTCCCATGCCACCATCTAG
- the LOC100241932 gene encoding protein BONZAI 3 isoform X5, with translation MVVVYTKKRDGTLEELGRTEVIMNSLNPAWIKKITVAYHFEIVQPLIFHVYDVDTKYFNLPVKMLKLNDQEFLGEGGCVLSEIVTKQGQSLTLDLHNRNGNRGLKNLGKLTVHAEETVASRNAIEVIFHCSRLENKDLFSKSDPFLRISRIVENGGSIPICKTEVVDNNLNPIWRPLCLTMQQFVSKDNPLVIECFDFNSSGNHVLIGKLQKSVADLEKLHKQKTGANFILPSSAQHGYEKVLKGQLFVDQFCEKPLYSFIDYVSSGFELNFMVAVDFTASNGNPRTPDSLHYIDPSGQFNAYQQAIMEVGEVIQFYDSDKRFPAWGFGGRTIDGTISHCFNLNGSASGVEVEGVQGIMAAYASALNHVALAGPTLFGQVINNAAEIAGQSLSYSSCKYFVLLIITDGVLTDLQETKDALVRASDLPLSILIVGVRGADFKQMEILDADDGRRLESSTGRVATRDIVQFVPMREVRAGGQTSVVQALLEELPGQFLTYMRSRDIKPGAVNIAQTSASHATI, from the exons ATGGTAGTAGTATATACTAAGAAAAGAGATGGAACACTTGAGGAACTTGGGCGCACAGAAGTAATAATGAACAGCTTGAATCCAGcttggattaaaaaaattactgtTGCCTATCACTTTGAGATTGTTCAACCATTGAT ATTTCACGTGTATGATGttgatacaaaatatttcaatttaccTGTGAAG ATGCTGAAGTTGAATGATCAAGAATTCCTTGGGGAAGGCGGTTGTGTTCTGTCAGAG ATAGTGACTAAACAAGGCCAGAGCTTAACCCTAGATCTTCATAACAGAAATGGGAACAGGGGTTTGAAAAACCTAGGGAAACTCACTGTCCATGCAGAGGAAACAGTTGCTTCAAGGAATGCTATTGAGGTTATATTCCATTGTTCACGCTTAGAAAACAAGGACTTGTTTTCTAAAAGT gaCCCTTTTTTAAGAATATCTAGGATTGTTGAAAATGGAGGTTCTATTCCAATTTGCAAGACAGAAGTGGTTGATAACAACTTGAATCCAATCTGGAGGCCTTTATGTCTGACAATGCAGCAATTTGTTAGCAAG GATAACCCATTAGTTATCGAGTGCTTTGATTTCAATAGTAGTGGGAATCATGTACTGATTGG TAAACTTCAGAAATCAGTGGCAGACCTGGAAAAACTTCATAAACAAAAAACTGGTGCCAATTTCATCTTACCCTCTTCTGCTCAGCATGGTTATGAGAAG GTTCTGAAGGGCCAGCTATTTGTTGATCAATTTTGTGAGAAGCCTCTATACAGTTTTATTGATTATGTTTCTAGTGGATTTGAACTTAATTTTATGGTTGCTGTCGATTTTACCG CATCAAATGGAAATCCGCGAACTCCAGATTCTTTGCACTACATTGATCCTTCTGGCCAGTTCAATGCTTACCAACAG GCTATAATGGAGGTTGGAGAGGTAATACAATTTTATGATTCTGATAAGCGCTTTCCTGCATGGGGATTTGGGGGAAGGACAATTGATGGTACCATATCACATTGTTTTAACTTGAATGGAAGTGCTAGTGGCGTTGAG GTTGAAGGGGTCCAAGGGATCATGGCTGCCTATGCAAGTGCACTGAACCATGTTGCTCTGGCGGGACCGACTTTATTTGGACAAGTGATCAACAATGCAGCTGAAATTGCTGGCCAGTCCCTCTCCTATAGCAGCtgcaaatattttgttttgcttaTCATAACG GATGGAGTACTTACAGAtctccaagaaacaaaagatgCTTTGGTCAGGGCATCTGATTTGCCCTTATCAATTCTGATAGTTGGAGTGAGAGGAGCAGATTTTAAACAAATGGAG ATCCTTGATGCTGATGATGGTCGTCGGCTAGAGAGTTCTACAGGACGTGTGGCAACTCGAGATATTGTACAGTTTGTTCCCATGAGGGAAGTGCGTG CAGGTGGGCAAACTTCCGTAGTCCAAGCTCTATTAGAAGAGCTACCTGGGCAGTTCCTGACTTACATGAGAAGCAGAGATATTAAACCCGGTGCAGTCAACATAGCTCAAACATCTGCTTCCCATGCCACCATCTAG
- the LOC100241932 gene encoding protein BONZAI 3 isoform X3, giving the protein MGGCFSDVRGGKQAVGVGLTGPSMSPMPTSDATLNDAVDHFFRARGLHQLFTQLSLSGSRLRDRDIISKSDPMVVVYTKKRDGTLEELGRTEVIMNSLNPAWIKKITVAYHFEIVQPLIFHVYDVDTKYFNLPVKMLKLNDQEFLGEGGCVLSEIVTKQGQSLTLDLHNRNGNRGLKNLGKLTVHAEETVASRNAIEVIFHCSRLENKDLFSKSDPFLRISRIVENGGSIPICKTEVVDNNLNPIWRPLCLTMQQFVSKDNPLVIECFDFNSSGNHVLIGKLQKSVADLEKLHKQKTGANFILPSSAQHGYEKVLKGQLFVDQFCEKPLYSFIDYVSSGFELNFMVAVDFTASNGNPRTPDSLHYIDPSGQFNAYQQAIMEVGEVIQFYDSDKRFPAWGFGGRTIDGTISHCFNLNGSASGVEVEGVQGIMAAYASALNHVALAGPTLFGQVINNAAEIAGQSLSYSSCKYFVLLIITDGVLTDLQETKDALVRASDLPLSILIVGVRGADFKQMEILDADDGRRLESSTGRVATRDIVQFVPMREVRAGGQTSVVQALLEELPGQFLTYMRSRDIKPGAVNIAQTSASHATI; this is encoded by the exons ATGGGAGGGTGTTTTTCAGATGTGAGAGGAGGGAAACAGGCTGTAGGAGTGGGCCTGACGGGGCCCAGCATGTCTCCCATGCCCACCAGCGACGCTACACTCAACGATGCCGTTGACCACTTCTTTCGAGCTCGAGGCCTTCATCAACTATTCACGCAG TTATCTTTATCTGGTTCCAGGTTACGTGATCGTGACATCATCTCTAAG AGTGATCCTATGGTAGTAGTATATACTAAGAAAAGAGATGGAACACTTGAGGAACTTGGGCGCACAGAAGTAATAATGAACAGCTTGAATCCAGcttggattaaaaaaattactgtTGCCTATCACTTTGAGATTGTTCAACCATTGAT ATTTCACGTGTATGATGttgatacaaaatatttcaatttaccTGTGAAG ATGCTGAAGTTGAATGATCAAGAATTCCTTGGGGAAGGCGGTTGTGTTCTGTCAGAG ATAGTGACTAAACAAGGCCAGAGCTTAACCCTAGATCTTCATAACAGAAATGGGAACAGGGGTTTGAAAAACCTAGGGAAACTCACTGTCCATGCAGAGGAAACAGTTGCTTCAAGGAATGCTATTGAGGTTATATTCCATTGTTCACGCTTAGAAAACAAGGACTTGTTTTCTAAAAGT gaCCCTTTTTTAAGAATATCTAGGATTGTTGAAAATGGAGGTTCTATTCCAATTTGCAAGACAGAAGTGGTTGATAACAACTTGAATCCAATCTGGAGGCCTTTATGTCTGACAATGCAGCAATTTGTTAGCAAG GATAACCCATTAGTTATCGAGTGCTTTGATTTCAATAGTAGTGGGAATCATGTACTGATTGG TAAACTTCAGAAATCAGTGGCAGACCTGGAAAAACTTCATAAACAAAAAACTGGTGCCAATTTCATCTTACCCTCTTCTGCTCAGCATGGTTATGAGAAG GTTCTGAAGGGCCAGCTATTTGTTGATCAATTTTGTGAGAAGCCTCTATACAGTTTTATTGATTATGTTTCTAGTGGATTTGAACTTAATTTTATGGTTGCTGTCGATTTTACCG CATCAAATGGAAATCCGCGAACTCCAGATTCTTTGCACTACATTGATCCTTCTGGCCAGTTCAATGCTTACCAACAG GCTATAATGGAGGTTGGAGAGGTAATACAATTTTATGATTCTGATAAGCGCTTTCCTGCATGGGGATTTGGGGGAAGGACAATTGATGGTACCATATCACATTGTTTTAACTTGAATGGAAGTGCTAGTGGCGTTGAG GTTGAAGGGGTCCAAGGGATCATGGCTGCCTATGCAAGTGCACTGAACCATGTTGCTCTGGCGGGACCGACTTTATTTGGACAAGTGATCAACAATGCAGCTGAAATTGCTGGCCAGTCCCTCTCCTATAGCAGCtgcaaatattttgttttgcttaTCATAACG GATGGAGTACTTACAGAtctccaagaaacaaaagatgCTTTGGTCAGGGCATCTGATTTGCCCTTATCAATTCTGATAGTTGGAGTGAGAGGAGCAGATTTTAAACAAATGGAG ATCCTTGATGCTGATGATGGTCGTCGGCTAGAGAGTTCTACAGGACGTGTGGCAACTCGAGATATTGTACAGTTTGTTCCCATGAGGGAAGTGCGTG CAGGTGGGCAAACTTCCGTAGTCCAAGCTCTATTAGAAGAGCTACCTGGGCAGTTCCTGACTTACATGAGAAGCAGAGATATTAAACCCGGTGCAGTCAACATAGCTCAAACATCTGCTTCCCATGCCACCATCTAG
- the LOC100241932 gene encoding protein BONZAI 3 isoform X6 gives MGGCFSDVRGGKQAVGVGLTGPSMSPMPTSDATLNDAVDHFFRARGLHQLFTQVELSLSGSRLRDRDIISKSDPMVVVYTKKRDGTLEELGRTEVIMNSLNPAWIKKITVAYHFEIVQPLIFHVYDVDTKYFNLPVKMLKLNDQEFLGEGGCVLSEIVTKQGQSLTLDLHNRNGNRGLKNLGKLTVHAEETVASRNAIEVIFHCSRLENKDLFSKSDPFLRISRIVENGGSIPICKTEVVDNNLNPIWRPLCLTMQQFVSKDNPLVIECFDFNSSGNHVLIGKLQKSVADLEKLHKQKTGANFILPSSAQHGYEKVLKGQLFVDQFCEKPLYSFIDYVSSGFELNFMVAVDFTASNGNPRTPDSLHYIDPSGQFNAYQQAIMEVGEVIQFYDSDKRFPAWGFGGRTIDGTISHCFNLNGSASGVEVEGVQGIMAAYASALNHVALAGPTLFGQVINNAAEIAGQSLSYSSCKYFVLLIITISKKQKMLWSGHLICPYQF, from the exons ATGGGAGGGTGTTTTTCAGATGTGAGAGGAGGGAAACAGGCTGTAGGAGTGGGCCTGACGGGGCCCAGCATGTCTCCCATGCCCACCAGCGACGCTACACTCAACGATGCCGTTGACCACTTCTTTCGAGCTCGAGGCCTTCATCAACTATTCACGCAGGTCGAG TTATCTTTATCTGGTTCCAGGTTACGTGATCGTGACATCATCTCTAAG AGTGATCCTATGGTAGTAGTATATACTAAGAAAAGAGATGGAACACTTGAGGAACTTGGGCGCACAGAAGTAATAATGAACAGCTTGAATCCAGcttggattaaaaaaattactgtTGCCTATCACTTTGAGATTGTTCAACCATTGAT ATTTCACGTGTATGATGttgatacaaaatatttcaatttaccTGTGAAG ATGCTGAAGTTGAATGATCAAGAATTCCTTGGGGAAGGCGGTTGTGTTCTGTCAGAG ATAGTGACTAAACAAGGCCAGAGCTTAACCCTAGATCTTCATAACAGAAATGGGAACAGGGGTTTGAAAAACCTAGGGAAACTCACTGTCCATGCAGAGGAAACAGTTGCTTCAAGGAATGCTATTGAGGTTATATTCCATTGTTCACGCTTAGAAAACAAGGACTTGTTTTCTAAAAGT gaCCCTTTTTTAAGAATATCTAGGATTGTTGAAAATGGAGGTTCTATTCCAATTTGCAAGACAGAAGTGGTTGATAACAACTTGAATCCAATCTGGAGGCCTTTATGTCTGACAATGCAGCAATTTGTTAGCAAG GATAACCCATTAGTTATCGAGTGCTTTGATTTCAATAGTAGTGGGAATCATGTACTGATTGG TAAACTTCAGAAATCAGTGGCAGACCTGGAAAAACTTCATAAACAAAAAACTGGTGCCAATTTCATCTTACCCTCTTCTGCTCAGCATGGTTATGAGAAG GTTCTGAAGGGCCAGCTATTTGTTGATCAATTTTGTGAGAAGCCTCTATACAGTTTTATTGATTATGTTTCTAGTGGATTTGAACTTAATTTTATGGTTGCTGTCGATTTTACCG CATCAAATGGAAATCCGCGAACTCCAGATTCTTTGCACTACATTGATCCTTCTGGCCAGTTCAATGCTTACCAACAG GCTATAATGGAGGTTGGAGAGGTAATACAATTTTATGATTCTGATAAGCGCTTTCCTGCATGGGGATTTGGGGGAAGGACAATTGATGGTACCATATCACATTGTTTTAACTTGAATGGAAGTGCTAGTGGCGTTGAG GTTGAAGGGGTCCAAGGGATCATGGCTGCCTATGCAAGTGCACTGAACCATGTTGCTCTGGCGGGACCGACTTTATTTGGACAAGTGATCAACAATGCAGCTGAAATTGCTGGCCAGTCCCTCTCCTATAGCAGCtgcaaatattttgttttgcttaTCATAACG AtctccaagaaacaaaagatgCTTTGGTCAGGGCATCTGATTTGCCCTTATCAATTCTGA